The proteins below come from a single Rosa rugosa chromosome 2, drRosRugo1.1, whole genome shotgun sequence genomic window:
- the LOC133730999 gene encoding uncharacterized protein LOC133730999 — METLRVKVGFDNCLCEPKGDDSRGIAMLRMNDVLLHVHNYSTRHVDVSIGARGSVGRKKRLFRFEQFWAQHAACEEVVKSGWQGFRQAEMRAVRARLNELLEAPFDSAMNQEKQALNIRLQELLTQEETIWSQQSKEMWLKSGDRNTAYFHRRASNRRQRNTIKGLFDDNGSSVTEANQIEKVVSNYYRKMFSTEGTNEVAMNLILGTVTPRKVQEPKNMIDLRPIALCNILYRICSKVLANRLKGLLGKVISPLQSAFILRRLISDNTLVATEVAHFLHTERRKASEHFSLKLDFSKAYDRLEWSFLQNMLMKLGFAQAWVELIMTSIKTEESQQFRNILYTYEIASGQRVNLQKSEVAFSRGMDMNRQEFLASMLGTKRVEKHDRYLGLPTHVGRKKSAAFSYLKEKLTKKSWRLLQTPDSLIARLCKDIYFPTNEYENAELGNTPSFSWRSIWEACQRHFNQADIELILNIPLSRSMGGDRQVWHFNKKGFFTTNSAYYIAKDLALGLVLAPKPPIHPLRLVWKAIWSATVPGKVALHAWRLVSNILPTQVSLSTKGYNGALDCSLCAHNYEDSLHLFINCLHAREVWSRAGVSWQGLAIASIQEWFLAIVPTLSKEELNKVLMLFWGIWKNRNAQVWEQKGKHASETLLLTVGWYEEFKKYNASPHRQS, encoded by the exons ATGGAGACTTTGCGGGTGAAGGTGGGTTTTGATAATTGTTTGTGTGAGCCTAAGGGAGATGATTCACGTGGAATCGCTATGCTTAGGATGAACGATGTTCTTCTGCATGTGCATAACTATTCTACTAGGCATGTGGATGTGTCAATTGGTGCTCGGGGATCG GTTGGAAGAAAAAAGAGGCTTTTCCGGTTTGAGCAATTCTGGGCACAACATGCTGCATGTGAAgaggttgtgaagagtggttgGCAAGGG TTTCGTCAAGCTGAAATGCGGGCAGTTAGGGCAAGGTTGAATGAACTGTTGGAGGCACCTTTTGACTCTGCTATGAACCAGGAAAAGCAAGCGCTGAATATTCGTCTTCAGGAGCTATTGACACAAGAAGAGACCATATGGagtcaacaatcaaaagaaatgTGGTTGAAGTCGGGTGATAGAAATACTGCATATTTCCACCGGCGAGCATCTAATCGGAGGCAGCGTAACACTATTAAAGGGTTGTTTGATGACAATGGAAGTAGTGTGACAGAGGCTAACCAAATTGAGAAGGTTGTGAGTAATTATTATCGCAAAATGTTTTCAACAGAGGGTACAAATGAAGTGGCCATGAACCTGATTCTAGGCACAGTGACTCCTAGA AAAGTACAAGAGCCTAAGAATATGATAGATCTACGGCCTATAGCTTTATGTAATATTCTTTATCGTATTTGCTCGAAAGTGTTGGCAAATAGGCTGAAAGGTTTGTTGGGGAAGGTGATTTCTCCATTGCAGAGTGCTTTCATCTTGAGAAGGTTAATTTCAGATAACACATTGGTGGCAACAGAGGTAGCTCATTTCTTACATACTGAGAGAAGGAAGGCATCAGAACATTTTTCCTTGAAGTTGGACTTTAGTAAGGCTTATGACAGACTTGAATGGAGTTTCCTCCAAAATATGCTTATGAAGTTGGGTTTTGCTCAGGCATGGGTGGAGTTGATCATGACAAGCATCAAAACA GAAGAAAGCCAACAGTTTCGAAATATATTGTACACGTATGAAATTGCTTCAGGGCAGCGTGTAAATTTGCAAAAGAGCGAAGTGGCTTTTAGTCGGGGAATGGATATGAATAGACAGGAATTTCTGGCTAGTATGTTGGGAACGAAGCGTGTGGAGAAACACGACAGATATTTGGGTCTACCCACACATGTAGGCAGGAAAAAATCAGCTGCCTTTAGTTATTTGAAAGAAAAGCTTACGAAGAAG AGTTGGAGATTGCTACAAACTCCAGATTCTCTTATAGCAAGATTGTGCAAGGATATTTACTTTCCAACTAATGAATATGAGAATGCTGAGTTGGGGAATACACCTTCTTTCTCTTGGCGTAGTATATGGGAAGCATGCCAA AGGCATTTCAATCAAGCTGACATTGAGTTGATACTCAACATACCGCTAAGTCGGTCTATGGGTGGGGACAGACAGGTGTGGCATTTTAACAAAAAAGGCTTCTTTACAACTAATAGTGCATACTATATAGCAAAAGATTTGGCACTTGGCTTGGTCCTTGCTCCTAAACCCCCTATACATCCCTTAAGGCTGGTGTGGAAGGCAATTTGGAGTGCTACAGTACCCGGTAAGGTGGCTTTGCATGCATGGAGATTGGTAAGCAATATCTTACCTACTCAGGTTAGCCTTAGTACTAAAGGCTATAATGGTGCTTTGGATTGTAGTTTATGTGCTCATAATTATGAAGATAGTTTGCATTTGTTCATTAATTGCCTACATGCACGTGAGGTGTGGAGTAGAGCTGGTGTCAGCTGGCAGGGACTGGCCATTGCTTCTATTCAAGAGTGGTTTCTGGCCATAGTACCGACACTATCTAAAGAAGAGCTGAACAAGGTTCTGATGTTGTTTTGGGGAATATGGAAGAATAGGAATGCCCAAGTGTGGGAGCAGAAAGGTAAACACGCGTCTGAAACCTTGTTGTTAACTGTTGGATGGTATGAAGAGTTTAAGAAGTATAATGCTAGCCCTCACAGACAAAGCTAG